CTCGGGGGGATCTGGCCGAGCGCAGGAGGAGCCTGGGGCCGGCAGCCTGCTCACGTCCCGAGGAGGGGTTGTTCTCATCTCGCTGTTTACCCCCCCAGCAGCCGGTTGCTGTGGGCAAGCTCCTGCCGGGGAGCTGGGAGCCGACGCTCGTCGGTGCTGGGTATGGGGGGGCTCGGTGTGAAAGTCAACACTTTCAAGCGAGGAAATATAATCATCCATTTTAATACTGCATTTCTGGGTAATTCATTTCCTGATGTGCTATAGATTTATCTGCCGGGATCGGCAGCGGGAGAATTAGCAGCGTGACCTCCTTCTGTACCGTTCCAGCACGCCGGTAAATCTCTGTTATTAACTTTCAGGGTGCTCTGCCCACCCATGCCGGGCGGGTGATTAACTGGCCTGCCCGGGGAAGGGCTGTTCTTCCTCTCCaggatgaaggaaaatgtgTCACTGGGGCAAGATTTAAGCACCGGGTCCTCGCTGGCGGTGACGCCTTCTTCTGCCCGCCTGGCCCTGAACCCCCCCCCGGAGCCCAGGGACCGCGCGATGCTCCCcgggcagcagccaggctccGGTAGCCCCCGGCTCCGCTGAATATTTGACTATTTATTGAGCTCGCCTGCTGCGGGTCTGTCTTTTCAGCAGCGGTGACGGAGGCTCTACTCCGCGCCGGGGGCGAGCGTTTGCTTTCGCAGGGATGTGTGTCTTAGAAGAAAGGTAAagtggagggttttttccctcagtcCGTGAACGAAGCGCGTTCAGCATTCGCGGCCCCAGACCGCATCCTGAACTTTTAACTGATTAGATttagaagagggaaggaaggatgtCTAATTGTTTAATTTCcacaattataaaaatatttataaataattagaACTGATGGCGGCAATTACACTGTGATTAAAGCTGGTCTACACTTCATCAACGGCCCTTCAGTTATGTagccttatttatttattttcaccaCAAAAAATCCATTTACAGTGGCATTGCTGCCAATAATGAATCATACTTATTCACTGCCTGCAAAGGACTCATTAATCCGATGATGTTGCTTGTTATAGGAACGGTGCTGCGCAGAAAATGTGGTCACTGGACTTTGGCAAgaggaaatttaatttcagtggcTAGGAAACCAAAGCAGAGCTAAAAATCACATCTCTTCCCGTGCCTGTGGTTAAGAGCTCAGCGTTCAAGCTGGCCGCACGCTCCCCTCCTGACTTGCCGTTAATTTTCCCTCCCGTCCCTCGTGCAAGCTGGGCATCGCTGAGCCGAGGGATCGCTTCTCTGCCCGCCGTTTTTTTAAGACGAGGTTGTGCCTGTTAATTAAAGAGGGGGACCTGCAAAGCTTTCCCTCTCAGAGGGAAACATCATCTTTCCAGGCGCTTTTCCCGCGTCGCTGGGAGACGCGGAGCCATCGGCATCCGCGGGCCGGGGCTGGTGCTCGTGTCCGTCCCATCCTCCCGCGGGAGCATCTctgggctgggtgctgcggCACCCACCGCCTGCCCGCAGCCTCGCTCCAGGCCAGGATTTAGGTGCCAGAAAGCACCACaagctcttcccccccccccccccccggttccAGTTCAGCAGAGCACTTGAAAATATGGGTAATTTTATATAAACGATTGGTCCCATCAAGGAATTCACCGCGGCTGCTGTAGCTAAATAGACTTTGCCTTTCACGTGAGCCCCTCAGCTCCCAGCTGTTGGCTTTTACTCAGCAAAGCAGCCGGTCCTCTTCGTGCGCGAtgtcccagccctcctcccacctccccgAGAGCACGTGGGACTTCATCTCTCCTAACACACGTCCTCGCCGAGGCCCGGGGCTGCAGCCCGAGGTGTCCCCGTGCCACCCAGCAGTGCCAGCTGCGGGTTCTTGGGGACAGAAGCGACACCCTCAACTCTCGGCCAGGTTTCATTTTCAAGCCGCTTTCCACCAAAGCGGCTCTTGGACGGGTCCTTGGGGGAATTTCTGGGGGATGGATGGATTAGCAGCGGGGCTGCACCCAGGGTTTCCTCAGCTCAGCCCCCCCAATCCCAGGTGTGATGAGTTCCCGGGACGTGCTGATCTCAGGGCACCTGGCCCCGCtcctccctgcccgcagcccctctcctcctcatCTGCGGGGCAGGCCGATGTTCCTCGACACGTCAAAGGGAGCTGTGGGGTGTCATGCGCGTGTCCCAGGCAGCCCAGTGACCTGCCTGGCTCCTGTGGACTTCAATCCCAAGGAACAGCTCGCTCGTGGGCTGAGAGATGCTGTGGGGAGGCAGGAGACAACCTTCTGGCTGGAGGGGAGGTGTCACCATCACCCCGGCGGACGCGGTCCTGTAAGCGGCTAGCTGGCGCGGCGGCTCTGCAGTGAGTGCTTTAACATGTGTTTGTTAAGTGTTTCTCAAGTGGTTCGTTCCAGGCtgggaaaaggcagctctgaTATTAAAACAATGGGTTGCAGCTTCCAGTTGGCAgatgattattatttttgtcattcatGGATGTTTAAAAGTGTTCGCGCGCTGTTGGTGTGCAGCGCGTGGGAAGGGCTGAGTTACTGGAGGCCTGTGCGGAGAAGGGGACAGGAAGTTTGAAGGTGTGAATTAATTATTTGTGAGAATTCATCATTGCTCTTGAGGTGTTGTAATCGTCCTTTGCAGAAAGCGAGATTAGAGGCACGTGGTTGGAGCAGGTTAAAGCAGTGTTTGGGGTTCCCCTGCTGCACTAAGAGCATCGGCTGCAGTCCACCTTTCCAAGAGAAAGATGTGTAAAACCAGagcagaatagaaaaaaaaaaaaaaaaaagaaagaggatttaAAGCCGGGAGGAAAGCTCTTGGCAATTCCTGGTGAGCTATTGCAGCTGGGGGAGGTAGAGAGTGATCGTCAAAAGTAAAGGTGAGGCGAAGTGAGAGCTGATTAGAGCGATTTGTAAAAGCTGAAGTGTGACAGCGATTCAGCAGCTcgggagaagggaagggagcgAGCTGCCAGGGATGCTGTGTCATAAATAAAAGATTCGGCTGCGTTCGGGGCTGTGACAGGCAGCGGAGGGGGGAGCTCTGGCTGGCTGGAGAGGGAACTTGCATAGGAAAGGTCAGAGTGAAGCCATTTCACATCAGTTTTTCATGAAAGTCTCCACAGAATTAATAAGACAAACTCCTCTGCAATgcaatactgaaatatttgacctatttttctacttttaagGCCCACTGAAAAAGTTGAGGCGCTGTAAGAACTTCCTATATCTCCGGTTTATAGGAGGAGGGAATAAGTGTTCATTTGTGACTTGCCATTGCACTTAGTACCTActcactgggttttttttccccccataatAACTTATGCACGCGGCATTCCTCTGTTGTGAAATAGGCCAAGAGACGCAGGCAGCAATCGCCGAGCCCGTCTGCTTAATCTGTATAAGCCTGAGCCATGCACAGAGTGTCCAGTTGGCAGCTAAGATAATCAGCCTACAGGCAGTTTAAATGCTCGTTACAGTACATTTTATTTGTCAGTATTTAATAAGTAATGATTCTGAAAAGCTCGGAGCGTGGTCTGTGCCTGGACCATCTCCTGCTGTGTTCCTGTCAAAATGGATAAGTTAAACCGGGTTGAATCTGGTTGATTTTTGGATGAATACCCACCAAGGAATTTTGAGATGCCATAAGAAGTTGCAGTTACTGAGTAGGaggtgcttttttttgcttgacttaATCCTACATagtgcaaaaaagaaaggaacgGCTCCATGCTGGGAAGCCGGACTCGGCTTTCCGTGGCTGTGTGCGCACACGCAGCGAGGCGCAGAGTCCCCTTCGCTCGGGTTGTGGGGGGTTACACCACTGTCACACGAGCAGCTTCAACAGGGGCCGCGTTGGCCGTCCGTGCTTCACAAAGGGAAGGAGGGTGAGAGTTCTCTGGTGTCCCTCGACAAAGTGAGTCTGGAAgggagcagctcctggcaggggaCAAACAGCTTATGaagcttaaaaacaaattctaaAAGCCGGTGTTGCTCCACCTCAGCAGCCTGCTCTGCACCGTACAGGGGCTGGGGAGAAGTCAGGGTCACTTGTGAAGCTCttgaaaatagtaaaataatcaTGCTTTATGAGCAAAACAATCAATTGCTGCAGATCCAGCAGCTATCCTTCAAAAGCAGATTGGAATAAGTCTTTCCTGGGAAGAAAACTTTCCCATTATCTCAGTGCTTTGGCAATTTGTATCTTGACTCGTTACTCATCCGGTGAACTTGACAGGAATTTCCAGCTGGTGTAAGAGGATCATCTGCTCTAGAGCACAGCACCTGGGgccagcagagctctgccatGAGGATCTCatgcagctgaaggaaaagatgCAGCAGCAAACACGCAGGAGGAAACTCTGCAGCCTCTCCACTTCCCTCCCCGGGACACAACCGCTTCTTTCTGGGGAGCAGCGGACAAGAAGAGAACCGTACAAGCTGGGTCCTTGATTCTCCTGACTGCTGGGCTGTAGAATTTGTTATTAACCCTCTCTCTTGTCTCGAAGACCCGATTTCACTTTCCACTCTGCTGGTGTGGCTCATCAGCGGAGCTCCCACTGGTGGAGCAACGCAGAAAGCCCTGAGCGAGCCGGTGTCTGTTCACTACTGCGTTGTACAATTCTGCACAGGGCAGGCTGGAACATTTCATGCACGgacaaatggggaaaaataaagggaagggcgtttaatgtttttaaatcatGAAGATTAAATACTTCCATTAATATCTGCTAGAAATTGTTCCTAGAGACTCTGGCATATGTCATTATGGTACGTAACTCCACTACTCCTGTCTGCCATCTTTCCCTGAATTGTTTATGGCTCCTTTACGTTCTCTGAGCAAACTGTCACACAAAGCTGTGGTGTCCCTGGTGTCACTACCAAGAAAGAGACTCTTTGCACTAACAGCAACAGGACAAAcgtggtgtggttttttgtttttttttttccccattgaaTTACTTTACCTTGCGTGAACACGTCATTTTATGCATCATCTTTACAGTCTAAGCAGCCCCTGAATACAGAAAATCTAGGGGTGCATGAATGAGGATGTTTTGCGGTTGTTTAAGGGTTCCAGAATTGGcagctaaaaatgaaaagaacatCACAAAACCAGTAATGCAATCACAGCTGCTCTTTGGTTTTCCAATTTCTGTCATCAGTTTATTAGCAAGATCTTGCTCCATACTGTTTGACTCGAGGCTTTGTACAAATCTGGCAGGTCACTTCGTTGTTAGGACTGTAAGTTCCGGGATCACAAACCACTGCGAAGAGAACACAGTCAGTGTTTCAGCCAGGGCTGGGACCGTCAGAAAACACCACGTGTCTTCCTGACACTGTGAGTGACACCTTGTCCCCAAACTCACCGAGCCTGACTCCCACTAGATACCCCGAACTCCAGAACTagcaggaggtgctgctggcaAAAGAGCTTCTAAAACAGCTCAGTGTTTTCCAGCAGCACTACCGTTAATGTAATTGTTTCttatttgttctgtattttgagCGTGGTCACTCACCAGTgacctggaggaaaaaaacccactttgcTGCTTCCGCTTACTCTATTTGGAAATAGTTACACCTACGAGTGCACTAACAAACACTGCCagcttgttttctgttcctgtcagtttgggttttttaaaaatctgtgatgTGAATGTCTTTCCAAAAGATGAGTGGAAATATCGTTACTTTTGACACTGATATTTACCAAATACTCTTCAGAGAAATCTGTGATCAGAGCTAATAAGCTATATTTAAATCAATGTATTTCATACTTACCACAGCAACTAGCGCAGTTCTTGTGGGTGATATCGTTTTTCCCAAACCCTGGTCGACAACTGTCAATGTGAGTAACTGAGAAACTGTTGTCCACGTAGTGTATCGTAGGAACAGTTTCAAATTCGTGCTTCAAAGCATATGTCTGTTTATTGAAAAACTCTCCAATTCGGTCTCTTGCCTAAAATTCAGAAACATCGGAAGAATAAAAAAGtcagtttttttcttgatgCGAAGATATCAGTAAATGCTTTATAGTCCTGATTTTCCCCACACGCTGACCTGTCACCTTCACTGGGAGTCTTCCTTCGGCCTGGGATCAGACCCAGTATGCAATCTGACAAAATCAGCAGATCTACTTcaaattgtatttcatttaCCAAATCAAAGATTTAGAGGACTGGAAGTTCAGTATGCTAATATAAATACTAATGGTTATAATTCCTTATTCTTAGCAGTAAATATAAAGGAAACAatgagactgatttttttttttttttttttttttttttaaactggatcaatttgacttttaaaaccagttttccaTCCTGAACTGAATTATTTGAAATCCATGAATCATCAGTTACGGGATATGAATCCTGTAAAACCCGGGTGAAGCTGGATTACTACCAGTCAAATCTGTAGCTGCTAAGGCAGAGATTTGTGTTAATTACGCAGAGAAGACACAAGGGCGACACAGAACCTCTTGAACTCGCATGTTTGTCGCATCTTCGCAATCATAAGGAACCTGGTGGCAAACTTCTTCCCATCCTGGTGCAAAAGGATTGACTATgagtggggggggaaaaaagatacaTGTACATCTTCAAGAATATATTACAATGAACTCAAATACCTCAAGCACTTCATCCTATCGTAGCCTTTTAACTTTGCCTCTAATGTGTGAAGAATGGTGACTGacttatttgttttctttcacttgtcACTGTCTGCAGTCAGGATTGTGTTTTGAAGCAGTTCTTTTGATCCGGCGCATTTGAATGTTGAAAAATGAGTGATtgataaaaggggaaaaaacagatttgGTCCTGGTGGTTTCTATCCAGTTACTTAAATTGCTTTGTTCCAGTAAGAGTCAGAGGTCAACCGATAAAgttatgtggggaaaaaaatgctaatctGACAGGAAGAATGGAACCGAATTCTCACATAGTACCCTCAGGTTACAGAAAAGGCTGAAGTTTTATGCCAACTTAAAACCTTTGGGTCCTAAGTTTGTTCTGAATgtttcttgactgtgaggggAAAGTGGCCACAAAACTGTTCCATAACCTGTTGGATGGTTCCTCTTGGCACATGATGAGAACAGATACAGGAGAGAACATGGTCAAAGCATTAATGAATAACTTCCTTTCCTCAGTGATAAAACATCTCTAAATTAGGGCAGCCATCAGGGTTGATTCAAACCGTTTTGCAAGGCAATACAGCCACATCAGAATTACCATAAGGGAACTGTGAGGCTCTTGCTTTTAACCTCTGTGCAGTTTCCTAGAatcaagcaaaaccacagagGTCACAGacttattaaaaatcaaataatgaaaaacaaatatgatcatttcccttttttacaaaaaaaaccccaaaaaaccatgGCATTTTATCGGCCATCTCCTTTCAACAATCCTATCCAACTGCACACCTTGAAAAGTAACAATTCTCACTAAGGTTGTAAGAAGTACAATACTACAAATTCAGCATATTAACTGCATTTTAGCTCCATCTGTGGGctagtaagaaaaaatacaggcaCTCTGAAAGAAAGCGGGAAAAACAACTTTCGAAGGTATACTCAACTTTCATGTATTTCAGATGTTGTTTATAGTACTCTTAGgttgtttataaaaataaatggtccctcccaaacaaacaaacaaacaaatctgttACCTTGAAAACTAACAAATAGTTCATGCAGGAGGCCCTGTTTTGGTATCTTGACAGAATGGCATTTGTAGGATGACTCTATGATGTGACACGTCAGATCAGAGATGATGttatttaagattttctttagTTCCTCAAAGAACCGGTCGTTAGCTGCTAGCTCGCACTCCTTTGTAGTAAAGCGCACAAATACCTGATATGTGTGGTCAGCTTCCCTGTATGCtttaagaaaatagtttgtGAGTTCTGCGGTGTAATCACAGATTGAGTCTTATACAGAACCTTATCGTCTGTATCGGTGTACTTTGTATCTGAAATACAGGCTCTTAttcaaaagtaaacaaataaataaagcttaCTTATTAACCATAACAGAACAAATTTGTCTTTGCCAGAGCTGACTCAAATAGTAAGAGACATTTTAGTTTGAAACATACAGGAATTTATGTGGTTATGTTATGGGGCTCTGCTCCCaaatactaaaacaaaaaaggagacaaacaGTGAAATAACACAGAACTAGCGCGGCTACGAAGTTATGTGACTGAAATTGGGattatgcaaaaatattctATGCCGTTATGGTGTGGGAGTGAATgcttttacaaattattttgaaagttaatGTTCCTCAAGCCTTTttggaaatgttattttgtgGGATATTGGTGAACGGTGGTTACAAATAGTGGAAGAAGGCTCGAGCGTGCTGCTCGGGCGGTTGGGGCAGAGGGCTCATTCTGCGCCAGCGTATATTCAGTTTGGTAATCTCTCTCGCGGGAGACTGCACTCAGACACCAGCTTCCTTTTCAGATCTTGGATATCACTGGAATTATTGTCATTCGCTTTGTTCTTATTAAGGgcagagattattttattctttgagtTGCCATATATTCTTGGTAGcagttatttaaaacttttttccaaaactggGAGAGGGGGTGCGTGTtatataaagataaaaaaattactttctattCTGGGATAAAATGTTaactaattattattttttttttatcaagcCTTGCAATAAACATGCAATTCACGAACCCACCAAACTGGAAAGGCTGTGTGCATTAGCTTACTAGTAACCTTACCGTATACCATGAATTTATAAGCCtcaaacatttctctttcttcttgtgtCATAGTTTCTATGATTTTGTGAGAAAGAGTGCAAGTGTAGGCTCCAGACATAAACTCCTTAAAACCCATCACCATCAGCTTTCCTGTTTCTGTAAGATTCACATACGTTCGCCCTAGAATAGAAACAGGAAACACTTGATTACTGGAAATGTTCAGTTTCTGATGCTCTGCTCATTTGGAACATTTGAAGATGAGACTTTGCTCTTGTACATAATGACACTGATTCGTGTTAGTCTGAAAGAATCTAAAATTTATGACCTTTAGGACTTAGTGCAAGTTTCCTTCTATCTCagacatttgaaaattttagaGGGAGAAGAGAATGTCTGTCTAATGTCAGAGCTCGTGGAAAAAATTGACGAAGGACCGAGTGACTATTTGGACCCACCATCCTATTGCAGGGTGGCATCaacagaaacaaggaaaatatgTGATTTCATGTACAGTAATCTACTTAGCCATTTGTGGTTGACTTTTCCCCTTgtaaatagaaaacagaaactaTTTCTCTATATCAGCATATTTTCCCAATtgcctccccaccccccccgccaagGCAGAGGCTGTTTCTAAGTTTGTGAAAAAGTGCCGTACAAAGCCTGTTCTGTTAGTGAccggggaaaaaaacagctaagGCAGGCAGAGTGGAAATCCTTTGTAGTCCGAGCAAAGTGACCAACCTTCTAAATTTTTTCCATCTGGACCAATCCACAAATACTTGGGATCTATTACTTCCTCTTGAGAGCGAGCCAAATCCATACATACCAGGAATGGGCTGTTTGTAAACACCTTAACGTACACGTTAACTGCAATACAAGAGAACAGGGTAAATGACATGAAATGCTTCTGTTGAATGAAATCGCCAAAatactcatttaaaaattatgtttaatgTAAGGCAAAGGTTTATTTGTCCTGTTTGGAGTTGAAAAGTACAAGGTGaatcttttctctccatttgtTCTTATTAATATCACGGAACTGTCCACAGTGGGGTTGGTGCTGACGGTGCGACGGAGACGCTTCAGTCCCACACAAATCCTGGTGCAGGGTTCCAAAAAGCACCAAATTTTGACCCTGTTGCTGAGTGGGCAACCCTCGTTTAGGCattatattttcagaagtacttaCAGTAGCACCATGggagaaatatatttctaaacccccccccccccccccgttgtTACTGTATGCTTGCGGGATCGTTTCTCTTAGCTAAGCCTGGTTGTGTCACTTCCGTGTGTAGCGTTGTCTATGTAATGATCACTGTCCTTAAAACTCCATTTTAAAAGTCTAGTAAGACCTAAAAAAATAGATAGAAGAGACAACTTTACCTTCATGTTTGGTATCGccataaacattattttctattaaattaaCAGATTGTTGCTCTTCCTTAGGTACAGCTCTCACTATAGGGAAAAGGACGTAGAATGTTACAGAGCAACCTAAATGTGTGATTGTTAAACGTTTATTTTGTCTTAGCGAGTTTCTGTCTCTtgccttgctttttttgttgttcccacacccttttcttaaaaacaaggGCTCTCGCTTCTTGCTGACTTGCCAGTTTTTGTTGCTTTAGTGCCCGGGTTGCAAATCTGACTTCATACGTAGCAGGTTCCAACCTAGGTGAGCCTTCCTCTTCACAAAAAGCTGATAAACCAGTTACAAAATCTAACCAGAAAGCTAAGGCTCTTCACAATGATGCCAAGGAGAACCTGGATAAGTGGAGCATGGAGACTGTGGGAGGGTGTTGGGTCTTCAAGCATCTGTCAGCCTTTGCCTTTTGGGAAACAGAGGGCAGATGTCTGGGCACAAGGGTTTCTGTTATGAGAGCTCCCAGGAGATGTGAAAATCCTTACgatttgtgcttttttcagGCCATGGCGGCAGACTAGGACCGCTGTCTGACCTCTGCCATTCAGGACTTGGGTCAAGCGGGAAAAAGGGCATTGCCAGGATCCACACCTTCCCATCTAAAAGGGGCTTCCTCATCGACTGCTGAAGGAAGGTCCTGCACAGGAGAACTGCTCTCTACAGACGGCCATGCCCGGCCCAGAGGGGTGCCCACCGCCCCATCCCACAGCCACTCTCCGAGGATCCCATGCCTCAGAGAGCGCACCCATGGCCTCTGCCCTGCCGCTCCTTCCCTCAATACCTCCAGTCAGAGCACCCAAAcccgccgccaccaccaccaccaccacggcCGCCGCCATCCGCAGGAGGCCCCCGGGGGGGGAGCGCTGCCTCCCGCCGCTCCCGGCCATGCCGCCGCGCCGcctccccgcctcccccgcGCCAACGGCCGCCGCGCGGCGCCAACCGCCCccggggagagggagggggggagaacGGCCCTGCCCGCCCTTCGCGCGCGCCCCCGGCGCTTCCcgccttttcctctctctcctcagcGGGGGCGAGCAGCCTCTCCTCGCCTCACCGCAGCGCTTCGGGCAGGAAGGGGGGTCCCCAGCTACTCATTCGGCcgcctcttttcttcctcatccgcaccctgtgtttttaaaaatatccctttttaaattattatttttatttttttttttttaattcttcacagACCTTGTGGGCAGCTTGGCTAGTGAAGGacagccctgctcccccaggTGCCAGCTgcacactcccccccccccccccccccccgccctgggcTCCCGCGTTGTCACACCTCAGCCCCGCACTTGAGAAACCACCACGCTGCTCTTCCACAGTGCATAGcgaaattttatttttgactcTAAGGTGGTGTTTCCAGCTGTGTGGGCAAGGATAGGAAACtccagggggaggagggaataGCTTCAGGCATAGGCTGTGGTCTGCTCAGTGCACCGAACCTGCCCTATAACTGCCGGGCTGGCGTCTCCAGCTCCACGTTTCGAGTACGAAGAGCTTTGGTAAGGTAACTGCAAGCTTTGCAGTCTGCAGGTTTCTGGAACAAGTCATGGGGCACGTACTTTcggcttaaaaacaaaaaacattccTGCTACTTGCTGtgagaaagactgaaaataagagCCGGGCATATCCTGTTGGCTCAAAAATAGAGCCAAATGCCACATTACTACTTCAAGTA
The sequence above is drawn from the Balearica regulorum gibbericeps isolate bBalReg1 chromosome 24, bBalReg1.pri, whole genome shotgun sequence genome and encodes:
- the ZPBP2 gene encoding zona pellucida-binding protein 2, which gives rise to MAGSGGRQRSPPGGLLRMAAAVVVVVVAAGLVRAVPKEEQQSVNLIENNVYGDTKHEVNVYVKVFTNSPFLVCMDLARSQEEVIDPKYLWIGPDGKNLEGRTYVNLTETGKLMVMGFKEFMSGAYTCTLSHKIIETMTQEEREMFEAYKFMVYAYREADHTYQVFVRFTTKECELAANDRFFEELKKILNNIISDLTCHIIESSYKCHSVKIPKQGLLHELFVSFQVNPFAPGWEEVCHQVPYDCEDATNMRVQEARDRIGEFFNKQTYALKHEFETVPTIHYVDNSFSVTHIDSCRPGFGKNDITHKNCASCCVVCDPGTYSPNNEVTCQICTKPRVKQYGARSC